A stretch of the Streptomyces sp. NBC_00078 genome encodes the following:
- a CDS encoding IS630 family transposase encodes MKKCWTIPPAANAAFAAAMEDVLAVYHRPFDPARPVVCMDEKPYQLLGHVRDPLPAQPGRDRREDNEYVRSGTCSIFCWVEPLRGWRRVDARPRRTRVDWAHQVEHLLTVDYPDAATVVLVMDNLNTHTTASLYEAFDPAKAFALAQRLEIHHTPKHGSWLNIAEIELSALTRQCLDRRIDDLTVLNTELAAWQQHTNSNQRQVDWHFTTDDARVKLRHLYPTA; translated from the coding sequence GTGAAGAAGTGCTGGACCATCCCGCCGGCTGCGAACGCGGCCTTCGCCGCGGCGATGGAGGACGTCCTGGCGGTCTACCACCGACCCTTCGATCCGGCGCGCCCGGTGGTGTGCATGGACGAGAAGCCGTACCAGCTCCTCGGCCACGTCCGCGATCCGCTTCCCGCGCAGCCGGGCCGTGACCGGCGCGAGGACAACGAGTACGTCCGCTCGGGGACCTGCTCGATCTTCTGCTGGGTCGAGCCGCTGCGCGGATGGCGGCGCGTCGACGCCCGGCCCCGCCGGACCAGGGTCGACTGGGCGCACCAGGTCGAGCACCTGCTGACCGTGGACTATCCCGACGCCGCCACGGTCGTGCTGGTGATGGACAACCTCAACACCCACACCACCGCCTCGCTCTACGAAGCGTTCGACCCGGCAAAGGCCTTCGCGCTGGCCCAGCGCCTGGAGATCCACCACACCCCCAAACACGGGTCCTGGCTCAACATCGCCGAGATCGAGCTCTCCGCCCTCACCCGCCAGTGCCTGGACCGCCGCATCGACGACCTCACCGTGCTCAACACCGAACTCGCCGCCTGGCAGCAGCACACCAACAGCAACCAGCGCCAAGTCGACTGGCACTTCACCACCGACGACGCACGCGTGAAACTGCGCCACCTCTACCCAACCGCATAG
- a CDS encoding ATP-binding protein, producing MTTTARPTGRPGYSETMPRKPESAATARNLVRVAFGVWGLDDLADDGALIVSELVGNAVRHARASVIRVTVTQPAPGLVRIGVVDRSQVFPTLRNPDDEDEDDDDAAGGRGLWLVDAMTHRWGTDALPWGKRVWAELRETERG from the coding sequence ATGACCACCACAGCACGCCCTACCGGGCGCCCCGGATACTCCGAGACCATGCCGCGCAAGCCGGAGAGCGCCGCCACCGCCCGGAACCTGGTCCGCGTCGCGTTCGGCGTCTGGGGTCTTGACGATCTGGCCGACGATGGCGCTCTGATCGTCTCCGAGCTGGTGGGGAACGCCGTGCGGCACGCGAGAGCCAGCGTCATCAGGGTCACGGTCACTCAGCCCGCCCCTGGGCTAGTTCGTATCGGCGTCGTCGACCGATCCCAGGTGTTCCCGACCTTGCGGAATCCCGACGACGAAGACGAAGACGATGACGACGCCGCCGGGGGACGTGGCCTGTGGCTCGTGGACGCCATGACCCACCGCTGGGGCACGGACGCGCTGCCATGGGGAAAACGGGTATGGGCCGAGCTTCGCGAGACGGAACGGGGATGA
- a CDS encoding 1-aminocyclopropane-1-carboxylate deaminase, with protein sequence MSLSSYDRYPLLFGPSPVHPLERLTAHLGGASLWAKREDCNSGVAYGGNKTRKLEYLVADALAQGCDTLVSIGGVQSNHTRQVAAVAARAGLKCVLVQESWVEWPDSVYDKVGNILISRLAGADVRLVKAGFGIGFKESWEQALREVEESGGKPYAIPAGASDHPLGGLGFAGWAYEVAEQERELGVFFDTVVVCSVTGSTQAGMVAGFAALEETGARPRRVLGIDASAAPVRTREQIARIAQGTGRLIGVKRELTEADVELDERYHAGTYGIPDETTLEAMRLAARTEGMITDPVYEGKSMAGMADLVARGEIARESTVLYAHLGGQPALNAYSALF encoded by the coding sequence ATGTCCCTTTCCTCGTACGACCGTTACCCCCTTCTCTTCGGCCCCTCACCGGTGCATCCACTGGAGCGGCTCACGGCCCACCTCGGCGGCGCCTCGCTCTGGGCCAAGCGCGAGGACTGCAACTCCGGTGTCGCCTACGGCGGGAACAAGACCCGCAAGCTGGAGTACCTGGTCGCCGACGCGCTCGCCCAGGGCTGCGACACGCTCGTGTCGATCGGCGGGGTCCAGTCCAACCACACCCGTCAGGTCGCCGCGGTCGCCGCCCGTGCGGGGCTCAAGTGCGTGCTGGTTCAGGAGAGTTGGGTGGAGTGGCCTGACTCCGTCTACGACAAGGTCGGCAACATCCTGATCAGCAGGCTGGCCGGAGCGGACGTACGGCTGGTGAAGGCCGGGTTCGGGATCGGGTTCAAGGAGAGCTGGGAGCAGGCGCTCAGGGAGGTCGAGGAGTCGGGCGGCAAGCCGTACGCGATCCCGGCCGGCGCGTCGGACCATCCCCTCGGTGGTCTCGGGTTCGCCGGGTGGGCGTACGAAGTCGCTGAGCAGGAGCGGGAGTTGGGGGTCTTCTTCGACACCGTGGTGGTGTGCTCGGTGACCGGGTCGACGCAGGCGGGCATGGTCGCCGGGTTCGCCGCCCTGGAGGAGACGGGGGCCCGGCCACGACGCGTGCTGGGCATCGACGCCTCGGCGGCGCCCGTCCGGACCCGGGAGCAGATCGCCCGGATCGCGCAGGGCACCGGCCGACTCATCGGTGTCAAGCGGGAGTTGACCGAGGCGGATGTCGAGCTGGACGAGCGCTACCACGCGGGCACGTACGGCATCCCCGACGAGACCACCCTTGAGGCGATGCGACTCGCGGCCCGCACCGAGGGGATGATCACCGACCCCGTGTACGAGGGGAAGTCGATGGCGGGAATGGCGGACCTGGTCGCGCGGGGAGAGATCGCCCGTGAGTCCACCGTGCTCTACGCCCATCTGGGCGGACAGCCGGCGCTGAACGCGTACAGCGCGCTCTTCTAG
- a CDS encoding phage holin family protein: MTGTMHPGPVRDEHHSVGELVGQATEQLSRLVRQEVALAKEELAAKGRRAGRGGGLLGAAGAFAYAGLLALAGTAVAALSLTLSVWAAALIVTGVLFAIAAVLAATGRVQLRRAAPPTPEETLGSVRADVEEIRERAHR; encoded by the coding sequence GTGACCGGGACCATGCACCCCGGGCCGGTGCGCGACGAGCACCATTCGGTGGGCGAGCTTGTCGGGCAGGCCACCGAACAACTTTCCCGGCTCGTACGACAGGAAGTGGCCCTCGCCAAGGAGGAGCTGGCCGCCAAGGGCCGGCGCGCCGGGCGCGGCGGCGGACTTCTCGGTGCCGCGGGCGCGTTCGCTTACGCCGGTCTGCTCGCCCTGGCCGGCACGGCCGTCGCCGCTCTGTCGCTGACGCTGTCGGTCTGGGCCGCGGCGCTCATCGTGACGGGCGTGCTGTTCGCGATCGCGGCCGTGCTCGCCGCGACCGGCCGCGTTCAGCTGCGCCGCGCCGCACCCCCCACGCCCGAGGAGACCCTCGGCAGCGTCAGGGCCGATGTCGAGGAGATCAGGGAAAGGGCGCACCGATGA
- a CDS encoding GntR family transcriptional regulator gives MESMRPVQRTLLRDRAYEVIRDAIVAGELEPGAVVRDGDLAERLGLSRAPVRDAFSRLVDEGLLESKPQSYTRVTPVVAADVRDAAAVVGAMHELAARVAVPRMFAADVQAMRAANERFAAAVGAGDVDGALRADDDLHDILLRVAGNHAAAATIARYTPLIRRLERRRFGESTCRSAGLHEQLIDACAAGSADEAVRITAEIWRTLADLADGD, from the coding sequence GTGGAGTCGATGCGACCCGTCCAGCGCACCCTCCTGAGGGACCGTGCCTACGAAGTGATCCGGGACGCCATCGTGGCCGGCGAGCTGGAACCCGGCGCGGTCGTGCGCGACGGTGATCTCGCCGAGCGGCTGGGGCTGTCCCGGGCGCCGGTGCGCGATGCCTTCTCGCGGCTGGTGGACGAGGGCCTGCTGGAGAGCAAGCCGCAGAGTTACACGCGGGTCACCCCGGTCGTCGCCGCCGATGTGCGGGACGCCGCCGCCGTGGTCGGCGCCATGCACGAGCTGGCCGCACGGGTCGCCGTGCCCCGGATGTTCGCCGCGGACGTCCAGGCGATGCGCGCGGCCAACGAGCGGTTCGCCGCCGCCGTCGGCGCGGGTGACGTCGACGGGGCCCTGCGCGCCGACGACGACCTGCACGACATCCTCCTCCGCGTCGCCGGAAATCACGCGGCCGCCGCCACCATCGCCCGCTACACCCCCCTCATCCGACGCCTGGAGCGCCGCCGCTTCGGGGAGAGCACCTGCCGTTCGGCAGGACTCCACGAGCAGTTGATCGACGCCTGCGCGGCGGGAAGCGCGGACGAAGCGGTCCGCATCACCGCGGAGATCTGGCGCACCCTCGCCGACCTCGCCGACGGCGACTGA
- a CDS encoding endonuclease/exonuclease/phosphatase family protein, producing the protein MPSKSSARLAALTVAAVCSAASAVALTSPAHADSVRIHDIQGSTRTSPYAGQKVTDVAGIVTGVRAYGSSKGFWIQDPNPDDSPATSEGVFVFTSSAPKVAVGDSVTVTGTVSEFVPGGTSTGNQSLTEITKPTITVVSSGNAVPAATVIDAKSVPSRYTPAGDSAASNSVNGLTLQPKKYALDFYESLEGMNVQVKDTRVVTATDPYTELWVTVKPHENPTRRGGTLYGSYDSQNTGRLQIQSLGSTAAFPVANVGDTLTGTTTGPMDYNQFGGYTLVANEIGTLKSGGLKRETTKKQSRSELAVATYNVENLDPSDNTFAAHAAAIVNNLQSPDIVSLEEIQDNNGATDDGTVAADVTVNKLIDAIVAAGGPKYDWRSIDPVNDQDGGEPGGNIRQVFLFNPERVSFTDRAGGDSTTAVGVTRVHGKAQLTASPGRVAPANDAWKSSRKPLAAEFVFHGKTVFVISNHLNSKGGDQGLTSQFQPAVRSSEIQRHAQATLVNAFVKNILDVQKNADVIALGDMNDFEFSGTARILEGDGALWSAIKSLPKSERYTYDYQGNQQVLDQILISPAIRRGCDFAYDSVHVNSEFNDQISDHDPQVLRFRP; encoded by the coding sequence TTGCCGAGCAAGTCTTCCGCGCGTCTCGCCGCGCTCACCGTCGCTGCCGTATGTTCCGCGGCCTCCGCCGTCGCCCTGACCTCTCCCGCGCACGCGGACTCCGTGCGCATCCATGACATCCAGGGCAGCACGCGCACTTCTCCGTACGCCGGCCAGAAGGTCACCGACGTGGCCGGAATCGTCACCGGCGTGCGCGCCTACGGTTCCTCCAAAGGCTTCTGGATCCAGGACCCGAACCCGGACGACAGTCCGGCGACCAGTGAGGGCGTCTTCGTCTTCACCAGCTCCGCCCCGAAGGTCGCCGTCGGTGACTCCGTCACAGTCACCGGCACGGTCTCGGAGTTCGTCCCCGGCGGCACCTCGACCGGCAACCAGTCGCTGACCGAGATCACCAAGCCGACGATCACCGTCGTCTCCAGCGGCAACGCGGTCCCGGCCGCCACGGTGATCGACGCGAAGTCGGTGCCGAGCCGGTACACCCCGGCCGGCGACTCGGCCGCGAGCAACTCGGTCAACGGCCTGACGCTGCAGCCGAAGAAGTACGCCCTGGACTTCTACGAGTCCCTGGAGGGTATGAACGTCCAGGTCAAGGACACCCGTGTGGTCACCGCGACCGACCCGTACACCGAGCTGTGGGTCACGGTGAAGCCGCACGAGAACCCCACCCGCCGCGGCGGCACGCTGTACGGCTCGTACGACTCGCAGAACACCGGCCGGCTGCAGATCCAGTCGCTGGGTTCCACGGCCGCCTTCCCGGTGGCCAACGTCGGCGACACGCTGACCGGCACCACGACCGGCCCGATGGACTACAACCAGTTCGGCGGCTACACCCTCGTCGCGAACGAGATCGGCACGCTCAAGAGCGGCGGCCTCAAGCGTGAGACCACGAAGAAGCAGTCGCGGAGCGAGCTGGCGGTCGCGACGTACAACGTCGAGAACCTCGACCCGTCCGACAACACCTTCGCGGCGCACGCCGCCGCGATCGTGAACAACCTGCAGTCACCCGACATCGTGTCCCTGGAGGAGATCCAGGACAACAACGGCGCCACGGACGACGGTACGGTCGCCGCCGACGTGACGGTGAACAAGCTGATCGACGCGATCGTGGCGGCGGGCGGCCCCAAGTACGACTGGCGCTCGATCGACCCGGTCAACGACCAGGACGGCGGCGAGCCCGGGGGCAACATCCGCCAGGTCTTCCTGTTCAACCCGGAGCGGGTGTCCTTCACGGACCGCGCAGGCGGCGACTCCACCACCGCGGTCGGCGTCACCAGGGTTCACGGCAAGGCGCAGCTGACGGCCTCGCCCGGCCGCGTCGCCCCGGCGAACGACGCCTGGAAGTCCAGCCGCAAGCCGCTGGCCGCCGAGTTCGTCTTCCACGGCAAGACCGTCTTCGTGATCTCCAACCACCTCAACTCCAAGGGTGGCGACCAGGGGCTGACCTCGCAGTTCCAGCCGGCAGTGCGCAGCTCGGAGATCCAGCGCCACGCGCAGGCGACGCTGGTCAACGCCTTCGTCAAGAACATCCTGGACGTCCAGAAGAACGCGGACGTCATAGCGCTCGGCGACATGAACGACTTCGAGTTCTCCGGCACCGCCAGGATCCTGGAGGGTGACGGCGCGCTCTGGTCCGCGATCAAGTCGCTGCCGAAGAGCGAGCGTTACACCTACGACTACCAGGGCAACCAGCAGGTCCTCGACCAGATCCTGATCAGCCCGGCGATCCGGCGCGGCTGTGACTTCGCGTACGACAGCGTGCACGTCAACTCGGAGTTCAACGACCAGATCAGCGACCACGACCCGCAGGTGCTGCGCTTCAGGCCGTGA
- the dapD gene encoding 2,3,4,5-tetrahydropyridine-2,6-dicarboxylate N-succinyltransferase: MTDTTAPRTTGAVATGLATIAADGTVLDTWFPAPELSEQPGPSGTERLSAEKAVELLGEGAAKAIGPDARRGVEVVAVRTVISSLDEKPIDTHDTYLRLHLLSHRLVRPHGQSLDGIFGLLANVAWTSLGPVAVDDIEKVRLNARAEGLHLQVTSVDKFPRMTDYVAPKGVRIADADRVRLGAHLAEGTTVMHEGFVNFNAGTLGTSMVEGRISAGVVVGDGSDIGGGASTMGTLSGGGNVRITIGERCLVGAEAGVGIALGDECVIEAGLYVTAGTRVTMPDGQIVKARELSGASHILFRRNSVTGTVEARPNNAVWGGLNEILHSHN; this comes from the coding sequence ATGACCGACACGACTGCTCCTCGCACCACCGGCGCCGTGGCCACCGGACTCGCCACGATCGCCGCCGACGGCACTGTTCTCGACACCTGGTTCCCCGCGCCCGAGCTGAGCGAACAGCCCGGACCGTCGGGCACCGAGCGGCTGTCCGCCGAGAAGGCCGTGGAGCTGCTCGGCGAGGGCGCGGCCAAGGCGATCGGGCCGGACGCCCGCCGGGGCGTCGAGGTCGTCGCGGTGCGCACAGTCATCTCCTCCCTCGACGAGAAGCCGATCGACACGCACGACACCTACCTGCGCCTGCACCTGCTCTCGCACCGCCTGGTCAGGCCGCACGGCCAGAGCCTGGACGGCATCTTCGGTCTCCTCGCCAACGTCGCCTGGACCTCGCTCGGCCCGGTCGCCGTCGACGACATCGAGAAGGTGCGGCTCAACGCCCGCGCTGAGGGGCTGCACCTCCAGGTGACGTCCGTCGACAAGTTCCCGCGCATGACGGACTACGTCGCCCCCAAGGGCGTCCGGATCGCCGACGCCGACCGCGTACGGCTCGGCGCGCACCTGGCCGAGGGCACCACCGTCATGCACGAGGGCTTCGTCAACTTCAACGCGGGCACGCTCGGCACGTCCATGGTCGAGGGCCGTATCTCCGCGGGCGTCGTCGTGGGTGACGGTTCGGACATCGGCGGCGGCGCCTCCACGATGGGCACGCTCTCCGGCGGCGGCAACGTCCGCATCACGATCGGCGAGCGCTGCCTGGTCGGCGCCGAGGCGGGCGTCGGCATCGCGCTCGGCGACGAGTGCGTGATCGAGGCCGGCCTGTACGTCACGGCCGGCACCCGTGTGACCATGCCCGACGGGCAGATCGTCAAGGCCCGTGAACTCTCCGGCGCCTCCCACATCCTCTTCCGCCGCAACTCGGTCACCGGCACGGTCGAGGCCCGCCCGAACAACGCGGTCTGGGGCGGTCTGAACGAGATCCTGCACAGCCACAACTGA
- a CDS encoding SRPBCC domain-containing protein produces MSKEFEIAREFEVDATPEEVWEAVTAGTGGYLWPMEPPEPRVGGKGPFGSKVTAWDPPHRYTNRVEDVEGISEQTLNQLDYTVEPRDDGRRAWVRYVHSGIFVDDWDNQYDGAAKHTDFYLHTLREYLVHFAPRPAAFATFDGPEASKAADALAVVGRALGVGEDVTAGTRVTVHGPDDFDAVVDFRNPYFIGLRTDRGLTRVFGRNHWGHPVGISLHDFTPGGDIKECEAAWQGWLNGVFNQP; encoded by the coding sequence ATGTCCAAAGAGTTCGAGATCGCCCGGGAGTTCGAGGTCGACGCCACCCCCGAGGAGGTGTGGGAGGCGGTCACCGCAGGCACCGGAGGATATCTGTGGCCGATGGAGCCGCCTGAGCCCCGGGTCGGCGGCAAGGGGCCCTTCGGGTCAAAGGTCACCGCCTGGGACCCGCCGCACCGCTACACCAACCGCGTCGAGGACGTCGAAGGCATCTCCGAGCAGACCCTCAACCAGCTCGACTACACGGTGGAACCCCGCGACGACGGACGCCGGGCCTGGGTGCGGTACGTGCACAGCGGAATCTTCGTCGACGACTGGGACAACCAGTACGACGGTGCGGCCAAGCACACCGACTTCTATCTGCACACCCTGCGCGAGTACCTGGTCCACTTCGCGCCCCGGCCGGCGGCCTTCGCCACGTTCGACGGGCCCGAGGCGTCGAAGGCCGCGGACGCGCTCGCTGTCGTCGGGCGTGCGCTGGGAGTCGGCGAGGACGTGACCGCCGGCACGCGAGTCACGGTCCACGGGCCCGATGATTTCGACGCCGTGGTCGACTTCCGGAACCCGTACTTCATCGGACTGCGGACGGACCGGGGCCTCACCCGCGTCTTCGGGCGCAACCACTGGGGCCACCCGGTCGGCATCTCCTTGCACGACTTCACGCCGGGCGGCGACATCAAGGAGTGCGAAGCCGCCTGGCAGGGCTGGCTGAACGGAGTGTTCAACCAGCCCTGA
- a CDS encoding DUF3618 domain-containing protein, with amino-acid sequence MTDRAAASGAEGPDELRRQIERTRSQLGRTVEELAGKMDVKGRARARTADLRDKAGAMTVQLRSSAAQAGHMAQERATKAGHMAQERATKAGHRVHDGATKAGHRFQDEATRAGHKAHDRALQAGHKAHDRALQAGHSAQDATSGTGHELEHEAEHSVPRPARSVVRAVARHPRPVLVVGAAFAVAVVVAWRYPKK; translated from the coding sequence ATGACGGACAGGGCAGCGGCGTCAGGCGCCGAGGGACCCGATGAGCTGCGACGGCAGATCGAGCGGACGCGCAGCCAACTCGGCCGAACTGTAGAGGAGCTGGCGGGAAAAATGGATGTGAAAGGACGCGCGCGGGCCCGGACGGCCGACCTTCGGGACAAGGCGGGTGCGATGACCGTGCAGCTGCGCAGCTCCGCCGCGCAGGCCGGGCACATGGCGCAGGAGAGGGCCACCAAAGCCGGGCACATGGCGCAAGAGAGGGCCACCAAAGCCGGGCACAGGGTTCACGACGGAGCGACCAAGGCCGGACACCGGTTCCAGGACGAGGCGACCAGGGCCGGTCACAAGGCGCATGACCGGGCGCTGCAGGCCGGACACAAGGCCCATGACCGGGCGCTGCAGGCAGGTCACTCCGCCCAGGACGCGACGTCGGGGACGGGACACGAACTGGAGCACGAGGCGGAGCACAGCGTGCCGCGGCCCGCCCGTTCCGTCGTGAGGGCGGTTGCGCGGCATCCGCGGCCGGTGCTCGTCGTCGGCGCGGCGTTCGCCGTGGCCGTGGTGGTGGCGTGGAGGTACCCCAAGAAGTAG
- a CDS encoding helix-turn-helix domain-containing protein: MLDVTVIEDPEAAAVSLDPIRARLLAELGAGPASAAMLAGRVGLPRQKVNYHLKALERHGLVELAGERRKGNVTERLMRATAASYVISPLALAAVQPDPDRFRDQLSARWLLALGARLVRDVGSLITGAAKARKRLATYALDGEVRFASAAERAAFIEELTAGVTGLIRKYDAPDAEGGRDHRIVVAVHPTLKQTELE; encoded by the coding sequence ATGTTGGACGTCACCGTGATCGAGGACCCCGAGGCCGCCGCCGTGTCCCTGGACCCGATAAGGGCGAGGCTGCTCGCCGAGCTGGGGGCCGGCCCGGCGTCGGCGGCGATGCTGGCCGGCCGGGTCGGCCTTCCGCGGCAGAAGGTGAACTACCACCTCAAGGCGCTGGAGCGGCACGGCCTGGTCGAGCTGGCAGGGGAGCGCCGCAAGGGCAACGTCACCGAGCGGCTGATGCGGGCGACCGCGGCGTCGTACGTCATCTCGCCGCTCGCGCTCGCTGCCGTGCAGCCGGACCCGGACCGCTTCCGCGACCAGCTGTCCGCGCGCTGGCTGCTCGCGCTCGGTGCCCGTCTGGTGCGGGACGTGGGCTCACTGATCACCGGCGCCGCGAAGGCCCGCAAACGGCTGGCGACGTACGCGCTGGACGGCGAGGTGCGCTTCGCCTCGGCCGCCGAACGGGCCGCGTTCATCGAGGAGTTGACGGCCGGCGTGACCGGCCTGATCCGCAAGTACGACGCCCCGGACGCCGAGGGGGGCCGTGATCACCGGATCGTCGTGGCCGTCCATCCCACGCTCAAGCAGACCGAGTTGGAGTAG
- the dapA gene encoding 4-hydroxy-tetrahydrodipicolinate synthase, producing MTTTAPSVPPFGRALCAMITPFSEGGALDLDGAQRLADHLVSRGCDGLVLSGTTGESPTTTDAEKAALVEAVREAVGDRASVVAGVGTFDTRHTLELAREAEKAGADGLLVVSPYYSKPPQDALEAHFLAVADAVGLPVTLYDIPGRTGTRIEPDTIIRLAEHPRIVAVKDCSHDFLAAQKVLARTDLAYYAGCDEHNLALYAVGGAGYISTVANVVPEQLRAVLDAFEVGDTPVSAHLQQRATPLIESMMSAGLPGSVTVKALLGELGLPAGPVRAPLQPAGREAVDGLLGAYEQLMAG from the coding sequence ATGACGACGACCGCGCCCTCGGTGCCACCCTTCGGCCGCGCCCTGTGCGCGATGATCACGCCCTTCTCCGAGGGCGGCGCCCTCGATCTGGACGGGGCGCAGCGGCTCGCCGACCACCTGGTCTCCCGGGGCTGCGACGGGCTCGTGCTGTCCGGTACGACGGGCGAGTCGCCGACCACCACGGACGCCGAGAAGGCGGCACTGGTCGAGGCCGTACGGGAGGCGGTGGGCGACCGGGCGTCGGTCGTGGCGGGCGTCGGCACCTTCGACACCCGGCACACCCTGGAGCTCGCCCGTGAGGCCGAAAAGGCGGGCGCGGACGGCCTGTTGGTGGTCAGCCCGTACTACAGCAAGCCTCCGCAGGACGCGCTGGAGGCACATTTCCTGGCCGTCGCCGACGCGGTCGGCCTGCCGGTCACGCTGTACGACATCCCGGGCCGCACCGGCACCCGCATCGAGCCCGACACGATCATCCGCCTCGCCGAGCACCCCCGGATCGTGGCGGTGAAGGACTGTTCCCACGACTTCCTCGCCGCCCAGAAGGTGCTCGCCCGCACGGACCTGGCGTACTACGCGGGCTGCGACGAGCACAACCTCGCCCTGTACGCGGTGGGCGGCGCGGGCTACATCAGCACGGTCGCGAACGTTGTACCGGAGCAACTCCGCGCGGTCCTCGACGCGTTCGAGGTGGGCGACACTCCCGTGTCCGCCCACCTCCAGCAACGCGCCACGCCCCTCATCGAGTCGATGATGTCGGCGGGCCTGCCCGGCTCGGTCACCGTCAAGGCCCTCCTGGGCGAACTCGGCCTGCCCGCCGGCCCGGTCCGCGCCCCGCTGCAGCCGGCCGGCCGCGAGGCGGTCGACGGGCTGCTGGGGGCGTACGAGCAGCTCATGGCGGGCTGA
- a CDS encoding alkaline phosphatase PhoX, producing the protein MSLTRRDFARKSAVTGAGVALAGSVGALATAPNALASTETEDVEGAAETSAHGHGHGGVGYGPLVPDPDGILALPAGFKYRVVTYSGRTKLESGEITPSNHDGTAAFCGPRDVTLLVNNHELKGPRADWQYPVPLTEDHVYDPAAAGGCTVVEVRPGGHVAEWVGIAGTSTNCAGGATPWGTWLSGEETEDKAGQNGMTKDHGYIFEVDPADRRANRDPKPVKAFGRYAHEAVVIDPRRGHAYLTEDAAGPNGLLYRWTPPEHFHHGRGKLRTLADDAGVLQAFKCFDSGGKFVDDLSRATKIGTVYGVDWVDVPDRDAKATPVRKQFSDGQVTRARKLEGMWWGDGGTYVVSSYARDESPVHHDGQVWFYDPKRRTLTLKVLLGVNPDPSKDGAFDGPDNITVSPYGGLVIAEDGEGVQHLFGATDSGRTYPIARNELNIGTQEAPEYSEFTGVTFSPDGRTLFANIQTPGIMLAITGPWKRQKRG; encoded by the coding sequence ATGTCGCTCACTCGCAGGGACTTCGCCAGAAAATCCGCGGTCACCGGTGCCGGTGTCGCGCTGGCGGGCAGCGTCGGCGCCCTGGCCACCGCCCCGAACGCCCTTGCGTCCACGGAGACCGAAGACGTCGAGGGCGCAGCCGAGACCTCGGCGCACGGGCACGGACACGGCGGCGTCGGGTACGGGCCGCTCGTCCCCGACCCCGACGGCATCCTCGCGCTCCCCGCCGGCTTCAAGTACCGCGTCGTCACCTACAGCGGCCGCACCAAGCTGGAGTCCGGCGAGATCACCCCGTCCAACCACGACGGCACCGCCGCCTTCTGCGGACCGCGCGACGTGACCCTGCTCGTCAACAACCACGAACTCAAGGGCCCGCGCGCCGACTGGCAGTACCCCGTGCCCCTCACCGAGGACCATGTCTACGACCCGGCCGCCGCCGGCGGCTGCACGGTCGTCGAGGTACGCCCCGGTGGCCATGTCGCCGAGTGGGTCGGCATCGCCGGCACCTCCACCAACTGCGCGGGCGGCGCCACCCCGTGGGGCACCTGGCTATCCGGTGAGGAGACCGAGGACAAGGCCGGCCAGAACGGCATGACCAAGGACCACGGCTACATCTTCGAGGTCGACCCCGCCGACCGCCGCGCCAACCGCGACCCGAAGCCCGTCAAGGCGTTCGGCCGGTACGCCCACGAGGCCGTCGTCATCGACCCCAGGCGCGGCCACGCCTACCTCACCGAGGACGCCGCCGGTCCCAACGGCCTGCTGTACCGCTGGACCCCGCCGGAGCACTTCCACCATGGCCGCGGCAAGCTCCGCACCCTCGCCGACGACGCCGGCGTCCTCCAGGCCTTCAAGTGCTTCGACTCCGGCGGCAAGTTCGTCGACGACCTCTCCCGGGCGACGAAGATCGGCACGGTCTACGGCGTCGACTGGGTCGACGTCCCCGACCGCGACGCCAAGGCCACCCCCGTCCGCAAGCAGTTCAGCGACGGCCAGGTCACCCGCGCCCGCAAGCTCGAAGGCATGTGGTGGGGCGACGGCGGCACCTACGTCGTCTCCTCCTACGCCCGTGACGAGAGCCCCGTCCACCACGACGGCCAGGTCTGGTTCTACGACCCCAAGCGCCGCACCCTGACGCTGAAGGTCCTGCTGGGTGTGAACCCCGACCCGTCCAAGGACGGTGCCTTCGACGGCCCCGACAACATCACCGTCTCTCCCTACGGCGGCCTGGTCATCGCCGAGGACGGCGAGGGTGTCCAGCACCTGTTCGGCGCCACCGACAGCGGCCGCACGTACCCCATCGCCCGCAACGAACTGAACATCGGTACGCAAGAGGCCCCCGAGTACAGCGAGTTCACCGGCGTCACGTTCTCCCCCGACGGCAGGACGCTGTTCGCCAACATCCAGACGCCGGGCATCATGCTGGCGATCACCGGCCCCTGGAAGCGCCAGAAGCGCGGCTGA